The following are from one region of the Littorina saxatilis isolate snail1 linkage group LG2, US_GU_Lsax_2.0, whole genome shotgun sequence genome:
- the LOC138958003 gene encoding uncharacterized protein encodes MGCKPIKFRTGKKTQFADENSTGIPASELKERTESPSISISSTEKAEIELVKELVLYASEHHQEESVSRIRRTLLILPPGHGTLSSIVASSKYGSPEGSVGYGGPAQNKRSNVTLQRVAIAAGKSFEMSFDMLQGADIPLMEERRVLTPRDRVTIRQTWQDWADLRPGHAVTLCIVFFKMYLRAPSTRQKFPFLESSPEATAEMENVCRECHMRHIMDTLSIAVDHLDNPQCVSHVIRKIGARHKEYGLTNDRYTECYVMGLLYAVTKLAENTHAETLKAWLWFLNGIKSDFDLGWRRMMVMDMLPDVSSGTESRSLCGKSQTTNSRIDFVIESRV; translated from the exons AAAACAGCACGGGGATCCCAGCGAGCGAACTTAAAGAGAGAACAGAAAGTCCTAGCATATCGATATCGTCAACGGAGAAGGCAGAAATCGAGCTTGTAAAGGAGCTCGTGTTGTATGCCTCGGAACACCACCAGGAGGAATCCGTCAGCAGAATTAGAAGAACTCTGCTCATCTTGCCCCCTGGCCACGGGACCCTGTCTTCTATCGTCGCATCTAGCAAATACGGATCGCCGGAAGGCAGCGTGGGATATGGCGGCCCGGCCCAGAACAAACGGAGCAATGTCACCTTGCAAAG GGTGGCGATCGCTGCCGGGAAGAGCTTTGAGATGAGCTTTGATATGCTGCAAGGGGCGGACATCCCGCTGATGGAAGAGCGACGAGTGCTGACGCCCAGAGACCGAGTCACGATACGTCAGACCTGGCAAGACTGGGCCGACCTGCGTCCGGGACACGCCGTCACACTCTGCATCGTCTTTTTCAA AATGTACCTGAGAGCCCCCTCCACTAGACAGAAGTTTCCGTTCCTGGAGTCGTCCCCGGAAGCAACAGCGGAGATGGAGAATGTGTGTCGGGAGTGTCACATGCGGCACATCATGGACACGCTCAGCATCGCCGTGGATCACCTGGACAACCCGCAGTGCGTCAGTCACGTCATCCGCAAGATTGGTGCTCGCCATAAAGAGTATGGGCTGACCAACGACAGGTATACTGAG TGCTACGTGATGGGTTTGCTGTACGCTGTGACGAAGCTGGCCGAGAACACACACGCCGAGACTCTCAAGGCGTGGCTATGGTTCCTCAACGGCATCAAGTCTGACTTCGACCTGGGCTGGCGAAGAATGATGGTCATGGATATGTTGCCAGACGTTAGCAGTGGAACTGAAAGCAGATCTTTGTGTGGGAAATCTCAAACTACCAACAGTCGCATTGATTTTGTGATTGAAAGTAGAGTTTGA